GCAGAACAGGAGACTCTGGACACTGTtcagaggaggacgaggaagatgatgaagagtCCGGAGATGAGtcgatggaggaggaggaggatgcagcCAACGCTACATTGACGAAACAGACAGCGAGTgagagcgaggaagaggaggaagaggaggaggaagagggtaAATAAATCCACCAGTTTTATTGACAGTTTGTTTGAGTCCAGGTTCTCTGCAGGTGAAAGTGATGTGATATGATTATAAGTTCCAGAACAACTACTAAATGTCACCTTCACAGTAACTTGCGGATATACGGGCTCATCGTCCTGTGTATCTGTACATGGAGTCACTTGTTGTTTAATGTGTCAGGTCAGATGATGGAGTTCTTTCAGGATTCCTGTTGTTGTGAGGACACAGAATGTTTCAGCTTTCATTGGTTGAATCCAGTCTGAATAACTTTGTGGTGTTCCTCTTTCTGTCCACAGGGGCTCTGAGGTGGAAGGAGGGTCTGCAGCAGAAAGCATCAGAAGCGTTTCTACGGCAACAAGAAGCTGCCCCCAATCTGAGAAAATTGGTTTATGGATCAGGTAAGCTGTGGCTTATGAATGTAACTTGAATATTAACATGTATTGTGTGTCAGCAGATGTTTATTTGTCTGAGGTCatgtggaaacacaaacaaagtttaTGATAGCTacaatgtctgtctgtgaataTACATTTCTCAACCATGCGATAGCATACGTCTGATTTTCAGTGTCACAAtcgttattttcattttcagttgcGGAGGCAGCTGATtctgaggacgaggaggaggagctgggcGGCCTGTTTCGAGTTAGCCGCCCTCAGAACAGCAAGAAGTTCCAAGCAAATGCTCTCGACTGCTCCCGTTTCAACCCTGACACCTCCCACGACTGGGACCTGGAGGAGGTAGGGTGGTGCCAACACACTGGTGTTATcaaaaagatgttgaaatgaaaCTTGTATACTTAAAGGTcaccctgtttgtttgtgttgtagatGTTGAACTCCATCAGGGACTGCTTTGTGACAGGGAAGTGGGACGAAAACCAAGATGCTGCCACACTGCTGAAGGAGGACGGTAAGAGACCATCCAAACACACTGATTTCAATTTTAGATGTCAAACAATTCTAATGACTAAAATCATTGAGGTGAGTGTTGAACCATCAGTAACACATTTGAGGCAGTGACTTCACATGGTTGAGCACTTTGGATATAGATATTCAGTTAAGGAGGATAGCATTGTAACTGGGCCTTTCCTGGTGAACAGCAATTTTGTTTCTGACTGCTTAAATACACGATCcacaaatacagcaaagaaTGAGTTTTTCATAGagttctgttgttttgtgtgtgtagaggagCTGTATGGTGACTTTGAGGATTTGGAAACAGGAGAGGTCCACAAGGGACAAACTGGAAATCAGGATCCGGCTGAGGTATGTCGTGTTTATGTGGAAGATTTAGGATATAGTCTGatgtccgtgctgtgttttgACTTTGGTTGTACCATGGTACCATAGAATCATGACACCAAACTGTAATTTCCTCTCTCCATTTCCTCTTCCCCCAGTGTGTACCAAGCTCATTCATACATCTTAGTTTTCTGACTTGGATGATTTTTTGTCTTGTTCACCCTCTGACCAGCAGGACAGTGAGaatgatgaagctgatgatgatgatgatgaagctgagGAGAGTCAGGTGAAGGTGGATGATGAGCAGGTCCAGAAGAACAAGCGTCTGGAGAAGAAACGCAGGCTGAAGGAGCGATTCAACGCAGAGTACGATGACGAGGATGCCACTTACTTCGATGACCTGAAGGAGGAGATGCAGAAGCAGGCTGAGGTACCACAGCTGGTCTGAGGTCTTCTGTAGAGACTCTCCAGTCCTGTGCTCCTGTGGTTAACAGAGTCCAAcagtattcattcatttgagaAAGATTTAGACTTTAGGTGCTGGCATCATATTTAttagattcatattttcttGTCTTATTTCTGAAAATACGTCTCTGCATTCTGTCCTCAGCTGAACAGAGCAGAGTTTGAGGATGTGGATGACGAGACCAGAGTGCAGTACGAAGGCTTCCGACCAGGAATGTACGTCAGATTAGAAATCTCCTCTATACCCTGCGAGTTTGTCACAAACTTCGACCCCCATTATCCCATCATCCTCGGAGGTCTGAGCTCTGGTGAGGGCAACGTAGGATACCTGCAGGTATGTGCACTGCATTCACTGTATTCTGACATGAGCACTCGTAGTGCCCAAGGATGTCCTGTGAGGTTTCACACATCACTTGCAACCAggggagaggggtggggggtttgAGAAAGCCCAGCACGCATGCAGCCATCCTGGACCTGCAGCCGTTGTCAGCGCTGGTGTAGACCCACCTTGACAGGCTGGGGGGAGCAAAGCGGTGAAGGTGGGGGGGATGGGGGTGGGGCAGTGAAAGCAtatctgtatatgtgtgcatgtgtgcgtaggCCTGGAGACGTGCCCCGCCCTGCAACATAATCATGGAGTCTCAGTCCGCAGATGTTATGGCGATGGCATGGCAGTTGCTGTGGAGACAGCCTTGATCAGGTCATGGCAGAACAGTCAACAAGTGTCAGTGGGAGGTGGGGGAGTTGTTATTCCAGCAGTGGTCTTGGCCAAGGCCCTGCAGGTGTGGGGAGGTCAAGATAAGATTGGAATTGTTTGGTCTTGGGGCGAGTAGCTGCATTCTTTTACGTTACGGGCCATCTTAGCCAGAGTGGTTTTCTAAACGATCCATTTGCTTTTGCAAAACTGTCAGCTTCTCCATGATGTAACCCATATCCTGGTTGTTCTTGATGTTATCCATCGATCCTGTAAtggtaataataacaataataatgcattttatttcaaagcgcCTTTCAAAACACCCAAGGACACTATACAAAGATAAAAAGCAATAGAAATACAAGGATTAAAAAggcaatacacaataaaaagcacaggctgtaaaatataaaacagttcAGGAGTTGGAAGGTGGATAGGATCTGGCATGGTGACCATGTTCCAGttcatagtctctgtgatggcTTCCATGTTGCGATTCAAAACTGTGCACAGTGAATACAGACTACTACTTTTTAAGAGCAGCTGATCTCCGCTCTCCTCCGCTCTCCTGTCACAGGGAAGTATAggaaacatgttaacatgtgttAGCAGGGTCAGTggaatattataatattatataatatataatataatattctgaTTAGAATGACTTGatgaaaatcaaaataaacttaGACTATTGGCTATTGGCTTTTATTGTCTCTTGTGTTATCAAACATAATACGATTTCTGTGTGCTTGCTGCTTCTTGTACTCTGTCATGTCCTGTCTGACATGAGAAATATCTCCTATAGTCCTTTTAGATTTCTGTGcgaacattttaaaatgatgagcTCAtatctaaagtgtgtgtgtgtgtgtgtgtgtcagatgagaCTGAAGAAACACCGCTGGCATAGCCGCATCCTGAAGACACGAGACCCCCTCATCCTGTCATTAGGCTGGAGGCGCTTCCAGACCATCCCCCTGTACCACATCGAGGATCACAATGGACGCCACCGCCTGCTCAAATACACCCCGCAGCACATGCACTGTGGAGCCTCCATCTGGGGTGAGAcacagttcaaacacacaccaaatgaATCAGTAAagatgaaacatgttttcttagGTAGCTTATGTTTGGTCTGTCTGCACGAGTTTTCCTAAGATGTAGACAAAGACATGTCTGTGATGAGCcaatatttgtttgtatttcagatacgctgataaaatgaccacataAGATAATCACATTCAGTCGGTGTAGACAGCAGCTGGCAGTTTGGAGGAGCAGACAATAGGACCAACATAGAAACTAAACAATGTACTGCTGTAGATGGGTGCTGCAACACAACTTATTCGTGCCTCATAAAAAAGCAGTAGTAGTATGAGTAGGAGTATTTCACTTCATTACCTGGATTACAAACCTTCTCAACAGGAAACTGAAGCAGTCATATTGCTCATGTCAAAGCCATCAGACTTCATTGATAAAAAAACTAACTTCAGCTcacagaacacacaacacaggagTTGCTGGTCTACTTCTTGGCCCTCAGAAACCAACATGTTGAAACACAGAAGTCACAAACACAGGAACTGAACAAGGCAGCAGTTGACCAGATACTCACACATTCTGTGGGGTGAAATGATTGTCTGTCCATGAAGTCTGGTGGGGACGTCCTGACTGCTGCCTGCTGTATTTATGCACTGACTATGAAGAAATACCTCATATaacctgaactatccctttaacaCTTACCCTACATGCATCCCTGCCTTCATTACAATATTAATGGATAAATACTACACTTGCACACATAGCCAGTGTGATAGGTATTCATGTACTGTCATATATTGTTTTCAAATGGGTTATTAAGTCATCTGTGAGTGTCTGTAGAAATCATTTCTTCCTGTATAATGAGTCTAGAATTATATGTGATAACAATAACTAAtcttctctctgcctttgtgtCACTGAAGGTCCTGTCACACCGCAGGGCACTGGCTTCCTGGCTGTGCAGTCAGTAACAGGAACTAAAGTAAGTCAGTTAGGATCAGTGTGATGCTTCAGTTCAAAAGTAACAACACTGTCAGTTTCTCACATGTGGTTAAAAGACGCTATGACTAAATATTCATATAGAATTATGCTCTAAAATCTTTCCATCTTCTCTCTGCAGGCTAATTTCCGTATTGCTGCCACAGGAGTCATCCTGGACCTGGATAAGTCTGTGACTATAGTGAAGAAGCTCAAACTCATCGGTTACCCCTACAAGATCTTTAAGAACACAAGTTTCGTCAAAGTAGGAAGACAATccttcacttctctctctgtcctttaaGTCTCATTTAAATCTACTGAAACAGGCTGGATATGATCAATACAGTTAGtagatgagatttatttttgtagatGACCTCGTGTTGCTCGGATTTAGTTAGAGAATTGGTATCAtttaattaataagtatttgtATTCTATTCAGAACAGGAACTATAGTTTATGATACACCTTGCATTTAATAAGCGATATGATGTATGACATGATGTCAGTTCAGTTGTCCCATGGTtgacattaaaggtccagtgtgtaacatttaaggatatctgttgacagaaatggaatatcatattgataactatgttttcattaatgtaaaaattgttatgtttatgttagcttaaaattagacttttatatctacagagggagcaggtcctcttccatggagtccaccattttgaacctgtgtttctacagcagcccagaagggacaaaccaaacactggctctacataggaccttttatgttttcttttattattattataattttttttttttacatatttcaccATCAttttgtagtttctccttcatgcttgaaccGAGAAGGAGAGGTGACAGGTTTTCaggtggttgcaatctgaaTCTTCACcacaagatgccactaaattctacacactggaccttttaaagtAGTCATGTTACACAGAAGAAGCGGcccctgtgtgtttgcttgacCCACAGCATAACTAATTTAACTTAGTCCAAGTTAAGTTCATAATTAACGTGTGTAACCAGCATTACTTGATCAGTTGTTCCAGAAACATTGTTTACTGGAGGCTGATgtacagcacagacagacatgtcacAATACAAATGAAGCACAATTTGTGTCCTGAACTTAAACAGTCTGACATAacattcatgatttatttaGAGTCgtggtgcagcagctgtttggtttgcttgtgttgtggagaaaactcCCAAAAAACTTGATGAAAGAAAGACATGGAGACTGCTGCTTGCCAATCCGAACTCCTTTACTTACAATTTTCACAGCTTTTTATAACCATTCTTACATCGCTGTTTCATAACCAAATCACCAAATATGGACCCAAACATCCTGAACTTTGTTCACATAGTCAATGTTCAAAGTATCATGAGAAattcacagaaatgtgtgtgttactcatgagtgtgtatgtgtgcatgactTCTCCATGATCTGGTCAAGGCAACCTGGCAACACAAGTCACCACTGGCGATGAATGTTTTCTGGCTGTTATCCCAGACCATGATACTGTTGAGGCTGTGTTTCCTGAACATGTTTCctcattttttgtgtttgtgtgtttcttattatattacatatagTAGTATATATGAACACGTCAACTCAGAACACGACACCTGTGTTGTATTTGTGCTTTGTTCTCTGTTGttactgcttcctgtgttttgACATGAGCTCTCTCTCTGCGTTTACAGGGCATGTTCAACACAGTGCTGGAGGTAGCTAAATTTGAAGGTGCTTCTGTACGGACAGTatcaggggtcagaggtcagataAAGAAGGCACTGTCCACCCCACCTGGAGCTTACCGAGCCACGTTTGAGGACCGCCTCCTCATGAGTGGTGAGTGTCTTTTTGTCACGGTACTGCTTTAATGAGATAAAAGTTGCATGCCATCTTTGCAAGGTAAATCCGCTGAGACGTCACTCAGTGGTTGTGCTTGGCGTACTCCTGCGAGTTGGGCTGCTCTTGGTTTTGCATCTTTGTGCTGAGGATGTGTTTGCTTCTGCAGACATCGTCTTCCTGCGCTCCTGGTATCCCGTGTCTGTTCCTCAGCTCTACAACCCCGtcacctctctgctgctgcccgTCGGTCAGAAGGACAGCTGGGAGGGCATGAGGACGGTGGGACAGCTCAAACATGATCTCGGCATCCGCAACAAACCCAACACGGACTCTCTGTACAAGGTGGAGTAGACTGACAGATCTCTGAACACCTGATCTGATCaattaaaaagtcattaatcaaacaaaatgtgaggatttgataGGATTAGGATTAgtcatgtattttattgtgcACTTGTTTGAATCTGTATATATCAAGTTTAGTGTTGCCTAGCTTTACGGTAAAACTTTGTATGGAGTTGTCCTGCAGTTAAAGCATCTGCAGACCTACTTCACATAAATCCTGAGTTAATGTGTCAATATCTATCTCCCTTCTCTTACAGCCAGTGGTCCGAGCCCAAAGGCGCTTCAACCCCCTCCACATCCCCAAGGAGCTCCAGAAGGCCCTGCCATTTAAGAGCAAACCCAAACAGCAACAACCTCAAGGAAAGACGCCCAAAGACCTCCAGAGGCCCAGTGTGATCAGAGAGCCCCAAGAGAGGAAGGTGAGTGAAACCACACTACAGTCTGAGCTACAGGCTCACTAAAAAATCACTGATTAACACTGATCTGACAACATCAACACTATTGTTTGTTCAGATCATAACTGATAGAAATAATGTCCAAAACAAGACCCCTGCCTACTCCCTGCAGTAGAACATGACTTTATCTCTGTACTGTTTTTCTTGACCTGTTTCTTCAGGTGGCAGCCCTGCTCAACGCTCTGAGCACAGTCCACCatcacaagaagaagaaagcccACACGGTGAAGCACGCCAAACACAAAGAGTTCCTGCAGCAGaaggagaaacaggaggaggccaagctgaagagacagaaggaggcaCGTAAAAAACTGTACCGCGTCATGGGCCAGATGGACCAGAAGAAGCAGAGGTCCAGTCTGAAGGGGGCCCCCCAGGATGACTAACTCCCTGTATCTGGACTCATGAGGTGCAGACCTCTCCGGACTATGACTGAGATGCTCGGTCTGCCCTCTGTACTGTTGTGTTTGATAACTTTGGCAggttcatttttattgtatttttctagATGTATAAAGGACATGTTGttctaataaaacacaattatgaCCTCAGAGTTTTCAggtgtgtcactgtgttgcAGCTGTCAGATGTCTCAACTCATTCTCCGTTTTCACTCTGTGGAATTCCAGTACATACGACAATCGTTAACTTTACAGATAATCCCATCAAGGTTTAACTCGTAAAGTTAATGtgcgctttaaaaaaaaaaaagatctcccCTGCATCATCAATGATTTTCATAGAACTTTGAACTGGTCTATTGAGAACAGGTTTCAGATTAGAGGGTAAAGCTGGAGGACCTGACCTGCTGCTGTTCtgctgtctgtttattttactgtacatgtgtctGTCTATCAGAGAGTGTCAGAATCCCTTtaatgtttggattttttttttagtttgtgataTTTCAAAACATGATGTTCAGATGTTACAGTATGCTGTTATCGGCAGAAATGGTTTTAAAACTCAAATTCTTCACTTCATCTTAAGACGTCTTTCTTCtcagtcagtttcagttttttttgtcatgcaggttcaacagcacaataaatgtgtcagatatatgattataaaataagatttattggcagaaatggaatataatattcataactctgttttcattaatgtatcatcacctgaaaataagtgattatatttttgttagatTAGATGAACTCTTATATCTACAGACTTaagtccaccatgtttgtaCAGCAGCCTAGAACTGACAAACTAATCAGTAGATATAAATACATTATGCTAAATTACATTGAATCCTgctcactggacctttaagagcaCCAGTTGCAGTAACAGctagacataaaaaaataaaagaaaatgaataaataaaatatttcttaaatgaaaagtggaatcacgttaaataaaataacatttgtatAAATGTGCTAcatacgtatgtgtgtgtgctatacACCATAAGGGTTATGTAAATGTCTAAAAGTGTACAGAGTATTAAAAAGTCTCtatatgaataaacatgaacGTACTATAAAATGATGATATACaacactatataaatatatgggAATTGAGGACTGTGTGTAAGAGGAAGTATGTGTGTATACTGAAGTATGTCACAGTCTGGTTATGTATTAGCGTTGTGGTGATGCTTTTGTTGTGAAGGGCTGAGGCCGGAAGTGCAGATGTCGCCGCTGTCGGAGCACGCGCTGCAGGACCATTGGCTGTGAAAAGTTGGAGCTTTGGGATAAAGCGCGCGTGCTTCCCGCGGCTCGTAGAGCTCTTTTCAAGGCTGGCTCTTCACAAAATGGCTCCAACTAACGTCAGCCACCAGTTCTCCTCGGGAGCGGGTAAATATGCTCAGCTTCCCCGGCGTTCACGGTTAGCCTTTAGCCTGCAGTGCTATCTGTGTCCACTCTGACTGTCCACATGTtacagcaggagtgtgtgtgtgtgatacacgCGAACTGTTCCGCGGGACAAGGTGTGAGTTCACTGTGTGCACAGTTAGCTCTGACACTACATGTGTTCAGTGATACGCGGCACGACAGAGCCGGTAACCGGGAGTGGAACGTGTGTCTTGTGGCCGGTGTGAGCAGCTGAGCTGGCGGTGGGAGAAtcactgctcagctctgtgaCACTGACACAGCCTGGCATGCTTTCACTGAGGACCACTGTTTACTTTATGAACTACTCTAACTCTTAGATATAAACTTTcaatgtcagtctgtcagttgaGAAAACCCCTGAAGCTATcagagagcagctgtgtgtgtgtgtgtgtgtgtgtgtgtgtgtgtgtgtgtgtgtgtgtgtgtgtgtgtgtgtgtgtgtggggaatGTGCAATAGATCTGACCTATACAACTAGATGGTCAATATCGGCCTATCACAGACATATCGGTGTGTATGGCAGCTGAAATGATTGCGGTAACGTAGAAACAGTGCTCTGTTACAtggtttgtccaccagagagcgcTGATGAGTATTTCCACATTGTAACTTGTGCTGCTTAATATAATGTTCTTTAAGAGATGCAGACAAACACTACCATTAACCCTTTACTGCTGCATGTTAAGCTGACACCAGCTCTCTTGTGTGATGTCATTTGACACAGTCTGCTTAAAAAGAGCACTGCCATTGTATGACCTCTCTGGTATTCGGCACTCAGgcttttgttttcatcaaatGTGACAACCTTGATGAAATCTTGAAGCttggcacaagacaaaacaGTTCTCTGTTAGAGCAGTGCACTGAACTTCAGTACTTTAATGCAGCGACAGAGTTGTGTCTGTATACTGTACGTCAGTAAAAgttgctgctgtttgtcctGATTTTTTGGCTCACTTTGTGGATGTGGAGCCACCACCCAATATAAAGAGCTGAAGATGGTGTCGATCTCCAGGCAGACGTCTGTCTTATCTACAATAATATAAtgagacagaggcagaaatgAACTCTGGGACATtgaggaaaagacaaaagatggaGAATATATATAATCACTGCTACTGCTGACAATCACAGTTTATCTCTGGGCACAGTCACTCGTCTCTGATAAATATGAAGtaccatttattttctctccagGATGCAGATGTCCATTAGAGTCTGAGCTGCGAGCAGTGTTGCAGCAAAGGATTCTGGTCCTGGACGGGGGTATGGGAACCATGATCCAGCAGGAGAAGCTCGAAGAGGAAGATTTCAGGGGGAAGGAGTTTAAAGAGCACCCTCTTTCACTGAAGGGCAACAACGACCTTCTCAGCATCACACAGCCTGATGTCATTTACAGAATACACAAGGTACTCCATCCAGCAAGGTCCGTTCACCCACACCACTGCTGTGGCTCACTCAGCCTCATTTGTGTTGTTCAAAGCAGTGCAGAATGATGAGTGATCAAGTCAACATGTCTCTCCATGAAGAATATCACTAGGGCTGCAGCGATTCCTTGAGTACCTCGACTAACTCGATTACAAAAAATGATCGAGGTATTTCCTCTGCCTCGAAGCCTCGTTTAATTAAATCTAAAGCTCACGTTTTGCACAGATTCTTTTTAGTGCTTCATAATGTGCTCACGTTACAGGCTATGTGTCCCCTGCAAAGTGGAAGAAGACGGAGGCAGGCTTTTGGTaatgtgtgtggacagtgttaAAGGTCAGAACGGCAGACGCCgggacagaaaacaggaaaaactgaAAACGAGCAAACGCAGCAAAGCGAAcgtaataagaataataatgtTATACGATTAATCGATAGAATATTTGACAGAATACTCGGTTACCAAAATATTGgatagctgcagccctaaaTATCACTGTGGACTAACTGTTTGCTGAGAGCAGAGtccctacaaacacacacagtgtaacctttgctctcctctctgtgtttaaagGAGTACCTGCTGGCTGGGGCTGACATCATAGAGACCAACACATTCAGCAGCACTTCCACGGCCCAGGCAGACTATGGACTGGAGCACATGGTACGATGTAATATCTGACACTGCTAGACCACTGTGGACCTCTTATGCACTTATGTGGAAGTAGAAGCAAAGGTCAGGTACACAGACTGGCTGACTGGTGTTAACTAAACCTACCCCCTATTTTTACAAACAGCTTCACCTACTCCTATGACCTTTTTATCTCCACCTGAAAATACAACATCCACCCTGTCCTGTCCGTAGCAGACACAGACCCTCTTAATAAACACCATTCCTTTACAAATGAACAGACAAGACACTGACTATTGTACACGCTTTGTCTCTACTTCCACATCATGGTGTCAGTTAGCAAAACTCTATGCTGTATTCACTCACTATGCACAATTTGAATAGGCCATTTTACTTCTCAATCATTCTGTGTGTCgtcttcatacattttttttttttaatctttggcAATGGTAGCAACAAGTCAGAACTATCTggcacattcctgtcactctccagctgtctctatcagaaataaaaagcttgaaaaggctgttactgtatatatacttaaaataatatttatattttgcaaTCGAATTCTAAAGATTTATTGGGAACCACTGAGGTcctgactaatacctggaacaGTCCTTTCCATCCTATAAGGTTCTTTAGTAATGGAGATGCTGTTCTCTACTCCAGTAAATAGGACAAAGTTTAGATATGACTACACAATAGGACATATTTGTAGTCCACTCAGCTATGAGCCAGAAAGCTAACGTT
The nucleotide sequence above comes from Larimichthys crocea isolate SSNF chromosome XVI, L_crocea_2.0, whole genome shotgun sequence. Encoded proteins:
- the bms1 gene encoding ribosome biogenesis protein BMS1 homolog isoform X2, coding for MDGKVKEQKRHQQKHSGPKAEKKKLRKQGGTTEEDGRRRNPKAFAVQSAVRMAKTFHRAQDIKAKKHHIPLVDRTPLEPPPIVIVVVGPPKVGKSTLIRCLIKNFTRQKLGDICGPVTIVSGKKRRLTFMECNNDINTMIDLAKVADLVLMLIDASFGFEMETFEFLNICQVHGFPRIMGVLTHLDAFKNNKTLRKTKKNLKHRFWTEVYQGAKLFYLSGMVYGEYQTQEVKNLGRFISVMKFRPLVWQTSHPYVLVDRMEDLTDPEKVRTDPKCDRTVSLYGYLRGTYLKNKGQVHIPGVGDFQVADVNFLPDPCSLPDAQKKRALNEKERLLYAPMAGVGGVVYDKDAVYIDLPANHVNQQQEEVRPTTELVQSLIDTHATLDAKMAASKVSLFSGSAFLDPTDIDEQSGENGGLQEKHVWDPNIQRKRRKVVFNEDDGEEEESGSSDDEDDADSDQEEQEEDEDEDEDNLSTFLKEARAKSDGTPPVKKKKLEEGKEEMPVFADSEDELEMSEEEREAGRTGDSGHCSEEDEEDDEESGDESMEEEEDAANATLTKQTASESEEEEEEEEEEGALRWKEGLQQKASEAFLRQQEAAPNLRKLVYGSVAEAADSEDEEEELGGLFRVSRPQNSKKFQANALDCSRFNPDTSHDWDLEEMLNSIRDCFVTGKWDENQDAATLLKEDEELYGDFEDLETGEVHKGQTGNQDPAEDSENDEADDDDDEAEESQVKVDDEQVQKNKRLEKKRRLKERFNAEYDDEDATYFDDLKEEMQKQAELNRAEFEDVDDETRVQYEGFRPGMYVRLEISSIPCEFVTNFDPHYPIILGGLSSGEGNVGYLQMRLKKHRWHSRILKTRDPLILSLGWRRFQTIPLYHIEDHNGRHRLLKYTPQHMHCGASIWGPVTPQGTGFLAVQSVTGTKANFRIAATGVILDLDKSVTIVKKLKLIGYPYKIFKNTSFVKGMFNTVLEVAKFEGASVRTVSGVRGQIKKALSTPPGAYRATFEDRLLMSDIVFLRSWYPVSVPQLYNPVTSLLLPVGQKDSWEGMRTVGQLKHDLGIRNKPNTDSLYKPVVRAQRRFNPLHIPKELQKALPFKSKPKQQQPQGKTPKDLQRPSVIREPQERKVAALLNALSTVHHHKKKKAHTVKHAKHKEFLQQKEKQEEAKLKRQKEARKKLYRVMGQMDQKKQRSSLKGAPQDD
- the bms1 gene encoding ribosome biogenesis protein BMS1 homolog isoform X1, whose amino-acid sequence is MDGKVKEQKRHQQKHSGPKAEKKKLRKQGGTTEEDGRRRNPKAFAVQSAVRMAKTFHRAQDIKAKKHHIPLVDRTPLEPPPIVIVVVGPPKVGKSTLIRCLIKNFTRQKLGDICGPVTIVSGKKRRLTFMECNNDINTMIDLAKVADLVLMLIDASFGFEMETFEFLNICQVHGFPRIMGVLTHLDAFKNNKTLRKTKKNLKHRFWTEVYQGAKLFYLSGMVYGEYQTQEVKNLGRFISVMKFRPLVWQTSHPYVLVDRMEDLTDPEKVRTDPKCDRTVSLYGYLRGTYLKNKGQVHIPGVGDFQVADVNFLPDPCSLPDAQKKRALNEKERLLYAPMAGVGGVVYDKDAVYIDLPANHVNQQQEEVRPTTELVQSLIDTHATLDAKMAASKVSLFSGSAFLDPTDIDEQSGENGGLQEKHVWDPNIQRKRRKVVFNEDDGEEEESGSSDDEDDADSDQEEQEEDEDEDEDNLSTFLKEARAKSDGTPPVKKKKLEEGKEEMPVFADSEDELEMSEEEREAGRTGDSGHCSEEDEEDDEESGDESMEEEEDAANATLTKQTASESEEEEEEEEEEGALRWKEGLQQKASEAFLRQQEAAPNLRKLVYGSVAEAADSEDEEEELGGLFRVSRPQNSKKFQANALDCSRFNPDTSHDWDLEEMLNSIRDCFVTGKWDENQDAATLLKEDEELYGDFEDLETGEVHKGQTGNQDPAEQDSENDEADDDDDEAEESQVKVDDEQVQKNKRLEKKRRLKERFNAEYDDEDATYFDDLKEEMQKQAELNRAEFEDVDDETRVQYEGFRPGMYVRLEISSIPCEFVTNFDPHYPIILGGLSSGEGNVGYLQMRLKKHRWHSRILKTRDPLILSLGWRRFQTIPLYHIEDHNGRHRLLKYTPQHMHCGASIWGPVTPQGTGFLAVQSVTGTKANFRIAATGVILDLDKSVTIVKKLKLIGYPYKIFKNTSFVKGMFNTVLEVAKFEGASVRTVSGVRGQIKKALSTPPGAYRATFEDRLLMSDIVFLRSWYPVSVPQLYNPVTSLLLPVGQKDSWEGMRTVGQLKHDLGIRNKPNTDSLYKPVVRAQRRFNPLHIPKELQKALPFKSKPKQQQPQGKTPKDLQRPSVIREPQERKVAALLNALSTVHHHKKKKAHTVKHAKHKEFLQQKEKQEEAKLKRQKEARKKLYRVMGQMDQKKQRSSLKGAPQDD